A portion of the Gigantopelta aegis isolate Gae_Host unplaced genomic scaffold, Gae_host_genome ctg2103_pilon_pilon, whole genome shotgun sequence genome contains these proteins:
- the LOC121391327 gene encoding LOW QUALITY PROTEIN: serine/threonine-protein phosphatase 2A 65 kDa regulatory subunit A beta isoform-like (The sequence of the model RefSeq protein was modified relative to this genomic sequence to represent the inferred CDS: inserted 2 bases in 2 codons; deleted 2 bases in 2 codons), with amino-acid sequence MADGDNSIYPIAVLIDELRNDDVQLRLNSIKKLSTIALALGDERTRSELLPFLTDTLDDDDEVLWALAEQLGDADFVVFVGGPEYAHTLLPPLESLATVEETVVRDKAVESXRAVAQQLSAKQIEDHFIPMIKRLALGEWFTSRTSACGLFSVAYTLTSNPTKEDLRASFRTLCSDDTPMVRRAAASKLGEFAKVVEPENVKRDLITMFHNLAGDDQEGSVRLLAVEACASICSYISKEDIEQLVVSTLNNAAKDKSWRVRYMMADKFNELQKAVGPELTKTNLVHALSGLLKDPEAEVRAAACARLKVQMLILASVISYYGFISLVGKDNTIEHLLXLFLTQLKDECPEVRLNIISSLDSVNKVIGISQLSQSLLPAIVELAEDSKWRVRLAIIEYMPLLAEQLGVVVFEEKLNQLCMQWLIDNVYAIREAAAVNLRNLVEKFGSEWARVAILPKVLSMAQDTNYLHRMTTLFTVNVIIGEVCSQEVISETMLPVVLKLAEDPVANVRFNVAKTLTKLSMNLPSRGNLTKDSDVDVTYFAQESLVGIKS; translated from the exons ATGGCGGATGGCGATAACTCGATTTATCCTATTGCTGTGCTTATCGACGAACTACGGAATGATGATGTACAA CTACGACTCAATTCAATCAAG AAACTTTCCACAATTGCTTTAGCTCTAGGAGACGAAAGAACTCGTAGCGAGCTCCTCCCATTCCTGACAG ATACATTAGACGATGATGATGAGGTATTATGGGCACTAGCTGAGCAA ttGGGTGATGCAGATTTTGTGGTATTTGTGGGTGGACCTGAATACGCCCACACACTTTTA CCACCCTTGGAGAGTTTAGCTACAGTTGAAGAGACTGTTGTACGAGATAAAGCAGTAGAAT TGAGAGCAGTAGCTCAGCAGCTGTCAGCAAAACAAATCGAAGATCACTTCATTCCAATGATAAAAAGATTAGCATTAG GTGAATGGTTTACCTCA CGTACATCAGCTTGTGGTCTCTTTTCTGTTGCATACACACTCACTAGTAATCCAACAAAGGAGGATTTACGAGC TTCTTTTCGTACTTTATGTTCCGATGATACTCCAATGGTTAGGAGAGCAGCTGCTAGTAAATTAGGG gaaTTTGCTAAAGTTGTAGAACCAGAAAATGTCAAACGTGATCTTATTACAATGTTCCATAATTTAGCTGGAGATGATCAG GAAGGATCAGTACGACTGTTAGCTGTTGAAGCTTGTGCCTCAATCTGTTCATATATATCAAAAGAAGATATTGAACAACTAGTTGTATCTACTTTAAACAATGCGGCCAAG GACAAATCCTGGAGGGTACGATATATGATGGCAGATAAGTTCAATgaa ttacAAAAAGCTGTTGGGCCAGAATTGACAAAGACTAATTTAGTGCATGCCTTGTCTGGTCTCCTCAAAGATCCCGAGGCAGAAGTGAGAGCAGCTGCTTGTGCTCGTCTGAAAG TACAGATGCTAATCCTAGCTTCAGTTATTAGTTATTATGGGTTTATCTCCCTTGTTGGCAAGGATAA TACTATTGAACACTTGT CATTATTCCTGACACAATTAAAAGATGAA TGTCCTGAAGTTCGTCTTAATATTATATCTAGTTTGGACTCTGTTAACAAAG TTATTGGTATCAGTCAATTATCTCAAAGTCTATTACCTGCTATTGTGGAGTTAGCAGAAGATTCAAAATGGCGGGTTCGTCTTGCTATTATTGAGTATATGCCATTGTTAGCTGAGCAGCTGGGTGTGGTCGTATTTGAGGAGAAACTAAACCAATTATGTATGCAATGGCTCATTGATAATG TTTATGCTATCAGAGAAGCAGCTGCTGTTAACCTTCGTAATCTTGTTGAGAAATTTGGTTCAGAATGGGCTAGAGTAGCGATATTACCTAAAGTACTTTCTATGGCACAAGATACCAATTATCTTCATCGTATGACGACTTTATTCACTGTTAATGTGA TTATTGGAGAGGTGTGTTCACAGGAGGTGATAAGTGAGACAATGTTACCTGTTGTCTTAAAATTAGCAGAGGATCCTGTCGCCAATGTTCGATTTAATGTTGCTAAAACTCTCACCAAATTATCAATGAACTTACCATCAAGAGGA AACCTCACAAAAGACAGTGATGTTGATGTGACATATTTTGCACAGGAGTCACTCGTAGGGATTAAAAGTTAA